From the Lolium rigidum isolate FL_2022 chromosome 2, APGP_CSIRO_Lrig_0.1, whole genome shotgun sequence genome, one window contains:
- the LOC124689186 gene encoding tyrosine-sulfated glycopeptide receptor 1-like: MEKQQQQQQQLRSSCKKCSNRFPVPFLGCALVVVLLLSMASPASSCTEQEKGSLLQFHAGLSQDGGLSASWKQNSTDCCVWEGVTCGADGTVTDVSVASKGLEGHVSPSLGNLAGLLRLNLSHNSLSGGLPLELVSSSSIIVLDVSFNRLKEDMQEVPSLTSVRPLQVLNISSNLFTGRFPSSTTWGVMSNLVTLNASNNSFTGQIPSHFCTGSPSLAVVALCYNQFTGGIPPGLGNCSMLRVLKAGHNNLSGTLPNELFDASSLEYLSLPDNGLHGVINGAQIVKLRNLTTLDLGGNNFSGKIPDSVGQLKRLEELRLDHNNMSGELPSALSNCTNLITVDLKSNHFDGELTKVNFSSLLYLKSLDLLYNKFTGTIPESIYSCTKLAALRISGNNLYGQLSPNIASLKALTFLSLGFNNFTNITNTIRILKNCRNLTSLLIGGTNFMGESMPEDEIVDGFQNLQVLSIAGCSLSGNIPLWLSKLTKLEMLFLQNNQLSGPIPGWINSLNLLFHLDISNNSLTGEIPRALMKMSMLNSEKTKAPRLDPRAFELPVYATPSRQYRISSAFPKVLNLGNNNFTGVIPEEIGQLNSLVILNFSSNSLSGDIPQQLCNLINLWVLDLSSNNLTGIIPSALKNLHFLSAFNISHNDLEGPIPDGVQLSTFLSSSFEGNPKLCGGILHRNCGSAGRPSGSRKHWSKKSIFAITFGVFFGGTATLSVLGCLLATIKHRSSNSGDVEVYSIETGSEESLVIVPRGKGEDSNLTFADIMKATNNFHQENIIGCGGYGLVYRADLPDGSKLAIKKLNDAMCLMDREFTAEVDALSMAQHDNLVPLWGYGIQGDSRFLIYPYMEHGSLDDWLHNSDGDANLFLDWPTRLKIAQGASRGLSYIHGVCKPHIVHRDIKSSNILLDREFKAYVADFGLSRLIDSKTHFTTELVGTLGYIPPEYGQGWVATLRGDMYSFGMVLLELLTGRRPVLVLSSSKELVNWVQDMISEGKQLEVLDPTLQGKGYEDQMMKVLEAACKCISRNPCMRPTIQELVSFLESVDAKLQMQNSVKIECRYT; this comes from the coding sequence AtggagaagcagcagcagcagcagcagcagctccgtTCCTCATGCAAGAAGTGCAGCAACAGATTCCCTGTACCTTTCCTTGGCTGTGCTcttgtggtggtgctgctgctctcCATGGCCTCTCCAGCCAGTTCTTGCACGGAGCAGGAGAAGGGCTCCCTCCTGCAGTTCCATGCTGGGCTGTCACAGGACGGCGGCCTCTCGGCGTCATGGAAGCAAAACAGCACCGACTGCTGCGTGTGGGAAGGGGTCACCTGTGGCGCGGATGGGACAGTCACCGATGTCTCGGTGGCTTCCAAGGGCCTTGAGGGGCACGTCTCGCCGTCCCTGGGCAACCTCGCTGGACTGCTGCGCCTCAACCTGTCCCACAACTCACTCTCTGGTGGCCTACCACTGGAGCTGGTGTCGTCCAGCAGCATCATCGTCCTCGACGTCAGCTTCAACCGCCTCAAGGAAGACATGCAAGAGGTGCCGTCTTTAACCTCTGTCCGGCCTCTGCAGGTACTGAACATCTCGAGCAACCTGTTTACAGGCCGGTTTCCATCGTCCACCACGTGGGGGGTGATGAGCAATCTAGTCACCCTCAACGCCAGCAACAACAGCTTCACTGGGCAGATACCAAGCCATTTCTGCACAGGCTCACCATCGCTAGCCGTGGTTGCACTCTGCTACAACCAATTTACAGGTGGCATCCCTCCTGGACTTGGTAATTGCTCCATGCTCAGAGTGCTCAAGGCTGGACACAACAACCTCAGCGGGACTCTACCAAATGAACTCTTCGACGCTTCCTCCCTGGAGTACCTCTCCCTTCCTGACAATGGTTTACATGGAGTGATCAATGGTGCACAAATAGTCAAGCTCAGAAATCTGACTACTCTAGATCTTGGAGGGAACAATTTCAGCGGCAAGATTCCCGACTCAGTTGGTCAGCTCAAGAGATTAGAGGAGCTGCGTTTGGACCACAACAACATGTCAGGGGAGCTGCCGTCAGCTCTGAGCAACTGCACTAATCTCATAACAGTTGACCTCAAGAGCAACCACTTCGATGGAGAACTTACCAAGGTTAACTTCTCGAGCCTGCTTTATCTTAAGAGTTTAGATCTTCTGTACAACAAATTCACCGGCACAATTCCAGAAAGCATATACTCTTGCACCAAGTTGGCCGCACTGCGCATATCTGGCAACAACTTgtatgggcagctttcaccaaacaTAGCCAGTTTGAAAGCCCTTACTTTCCTATCACTTGGTTTCAACAATTTTACAAATATCACAAACACGATTCGGATACTCAAGAACTGTAGAAACCTCACTTCCTTGCTTATCGGAGGGACAAACTTTATGGGTGAATCCATGCCAGAAGATGAAATAGTTGATGGTTTTCAGAATCTTCAGGTTCTCTCCATAGCTGGTTGCTCATTGTCAGGAAACATACCCCTTTGGCTATCAAAGCTGACAAAGTTGGAGATGCTGTTTTTGCAAAATAACCAACTCAGTGGACCAATACCAGGCTGGATCAATAGCCTAAACTTACTTTTCCACCTAGACATATCAAATAATAGCCTTACAGGCGAAATTCCAAGAGCCTTAATGAAGATGTCAATGCTAAATTCAGAAAAGACAAAGGCACCCCGTTTGGACCCAAGAGCCTTTGAGCTGCCTGTTTATGCAACTCCATCACGTCAATATCGTATATCAAGTGCTTTCCCTAAAGTGCTGAATCTGGGAAACAATAACTTCACTGGTGTGATCCCTGAGGAGATTGGTCAGTTGAACTCACTTGTTATACTGAACTTCAGCTCCAACAGCTTATCAGGAGACATACCACAGCAGCTCTGCAACCTGATAAATCTGTGGGTGCTCGACTTGTCTAGCAACAATCTTACAGGCATTATCCCATCAGCACTGAAGAACCTGCACTTCCTTTCAGCATTCAACATTTCCCACAATGACCTCGAAGGCCCAATTCCAGATGGAGTCCAGCTTAGTACATTCCTAAGTTCTAGCTTTGAAGGGAATCCAAAGTTGTGTGGCGGTATTCTCCATCGCAATTGTGGTTCAGCAGGAAGACCGTCAGGCTCTAGAAAACACTGGAGCAAGAAATCCATTTTTGCAATTACATTCGGTGTGTTCTTTGGTGGAACCGCTACTCTTTCCGTGCTCGGGTGTCTCCTTGCAACAATCAAGCACAGGAGCAGCAACAGTGGAGATGTGgaagtatattcaattgagactgGTTCAGAAGAATCATTAGTGATAGTGCCACGAGGAAAGGGAGAAGACAGTAACCTCACATTCGCTGACATCATGAAGGCTACAAATAACTTTCACCAGGAGAACATCATCGGGTGCGGAGGCTATGGGCTGGTCTATAGGGCTGATTTACCTGATGGCTCTAAGCTGGCCATCAAGAAGCTTAATGATGCTATGTGTCTGATGGACAGGGAATTCACTGCAGAGGTTGATGCACTCTCAATGGCACAGCATGACAACCTTGTACCACTCTGGGGTTACGGCATACAGGGAGATTCAAGATTCCTCATATATCCTTACATGGAGCATGGCAGCCTGGACGATTGGCTTCACAACAGCGATGGTGATGCCAACTTGTTTCTTGACTGGCCGACACGGCTCAAGATCGCACAAGGAGCAAGCCGGGGCCTTTCTTATATCCATGGTGTCTGCAAGCCTCACATTGTCCACCGTGACATCAAGTCCAGCAACATCCTGCTTGACAGAGAATTCAAAGCTTATGTCGCAGATTTTGGGCTCTCCAGATTGATTGACAGTAAAACCCATTTCACAACTGAGTTAGTTGGTACTCTGGGCTACATTCCGCCTGAGTATGGGCAAGGATGGGTTGCTACACTGAGAGGTGACATGTACAGTTTTGGCATGGTCCTGCTTGAGCTGCTCACGGGAAGACGGCCTGTCCTGGTCTTGTCCTCATCAAAAGAACTCGTCAACTGGGTACAGGATATGATATCAGAAGGGAAGCAGCTTGAGGTCCTGGATCCTACACTTCAGGGTAAAGGGTATGAAGACCAGATGATGAAGGTGCTTGAAGCAGCTTGCAAGTGCATCAGCCGTAATCCTTGCATGAGACCAACGATACAGGAACTAGTCTCCTTCCTGGAGAGTGTAGACGCCAAACTGCAGATGCAAAATTCAGTTAAGATAGAATGCCGCTACACATAG